GGCTCGGCGCCGACGAGGCGAACAGCGCGCTGCGCGTCGCGGTCGTCGAGCGAGCCGGGGAAGGTGACTACACCAATGCGCGTCGCCATTAGCGTGCCTCGACAGCGACGCCGTCGACCGAGATCGCTACGACGTCCTCGATGACCGAGTTCGAGAGGATCTCGTCTGCCATCTGGCGAACCTCTGCGAGCACCTCTTCAGTAACCTCGCCCTGCACGGTGAGCTCGAAGCGCTTACCGATGCGCACGTTCTCAAACTTGCCGTGACCGAGGCGCTCAAGCGCTCCCGTCGTCGCCTTACCCTGGGGGTCGAGGAGTTCGGCCTTGGGCATGACATCAACAACAATCGTGGGCAAGGAGTGCCTCCAGGTTCGCGAAATAAACGGGATGCGTACCGGATAAGTCTACCCGCAGCGGCGGTCTCGTGCTGGGCCCGGCGGCAATAGGCGAGGCCTGACCGCGGAAACGCAGTCAGGCCTCGACGCGCTTGGTCAAGCGTTGAAGCTGACCGGCTCAGAGGCGCGCGTATTCACGTCGAGCGAGAATACATCTGGGCGCGCGTAGTGGCCCACCGGATCGAAATCGAGGTGCGAGCGCCGCTTGACGTCGAGATCAATGTCGGCGTACAGCACCGCTTCCTTGCCGAACACCGGCCCAGCGAGGATCTGGCCAGCGGGGTCGATGATCACGCTGCCGCCGCGCATGAAGACGTCACCGCCCGTTGGCTCGATGTCGACTGAGTGCTCTGGCGGGAACTCGTCGCGCGTGATGTATTGACACGCTGAGAGTACGAACACGCGCCCTTCGAGTGCCACGTGCGTCATTGTCGCCTGCCAGGTGTCACGATCGTCAGCTGTCGGAGCGCAGTAGATCTGGGTTCCCTTGGCGTACATTGCCTGACGCATGAGCGGCATGTAGTTCTCCCAGCAGATCACCGAGCCGACCCTGCCTGCGGGGATATCCATAGTGTCGAGAGTTGACCCGTCGCCGAAGCCCCACACGAGGCGTTCGGTTCCCGTCGGCATGAGCTTGCGGTGGTTGCCGACCAGCCCGTCCTCGGGGTGGATGAGGAGGGCGGTGCAGTAGAGGGTGTTGCCGAGGCGCTCGATCACGCCGATCACAACCGCGACCCCGTGTTCCGCCGCCGCCTCGGTGAGTCGGCGTACCTCGGGGCCATCGAGGGTCACAGCCCCCGCGGCGTAGCGGGCGTACTCCTCGCGCCCTCCCTCCGTGCGGATCCCGATCGCAGCACCGTAACTGGTGCCCTTCGGGTAGCCGCCGATGAACGCCTCAGGGAAGACGACGAGTTCTGCCCCGCTCGCCGCGACCTCGGCGATGTATCGCACCGCCTTGTCAGTTGACGCCTCCGAGTCGAACACCACAGAGGATGCCTGCACTACAGCTACTTTGCTCATAATCTGCCTCCTTGAAGCCTCACCCTAGCCGTGGGTGATATCGACGTGCCTGGTTTCCTTGAGCATCGGCAGCAAAACCGCCAGCGCAACCGCGGCGACAGCCATCACGTAGAACGCCGGTGAGACGAGCGAGCCCGTGTTCGCGACGAGGGCTGCTGCGATGAGGGGGCCGGGACCCGCGAGTGCCGCGTAGGCGACGTTGTAGCCGATGGCAGACCCAGTCGAGCGCACCGAGGCCGGGAACACCTCGACGAGCAGCACATTGTTCATCACCGCGCAGCACGCTACGAAGAACGAGAAGACGACGAGGCCGAGGAAGGCGAGGACGGGTTTCCCGGTGTTCATAAGCATGAACGCGGGGAGCGCCCAGACAAGGAGGCCGACGATGCCCGTGATGAGTACGGGCTTGCGTCCAATCCGGTCGGAGATGATGCCGACGAGTGGGTTAAACCCGACGTAGATCACGATTGCTGCGCCCGTTGCGAGCAGCGACTGCATGCGATCCATGCCGACGGCGCCTGTGAGATGGTTGTTCGCGTAGGTCACAAAGTAGTAGAGACTCACGCCGAAGATGCCGGAGAACGCGAGTGTCATGATGAACGCGCGTGCCTTCAGGCCGAAGCTCGTCGGTTCAACCGTGTTGTTCGCGCGCTTGCGCTCGAGTTCCTCGTAGACCGGAGTGTCGTCGAGCTTACGGCGAATGTAGACGGCGACGCCCGCCATGACGATTGAGAGGATGAACGGCACGCGCCAGCCCCAGCTCGCCAGCGACTCTTCGGGCATGACTGCCTGCAGTAGCGCGGCGGTCAGCGTTCCGACGAGGAATGCGAGACCGGCCGTCGCAGTCACGATGCTCGCGAAGAGACCGCGCTTTGCCTTGGGCGCGCTCTCGCCGATGTATGCGGCGGCGCTCGTCCATTCACCGCCAACCATCGCGCCCTGCAGCAGTCGGAGAATCACGACGATGATCGGTGCCGCGACGCCGATGGTCTCGTAAGAGGGTGTGAGTCCGATGAGCGCGGTGATGATGCCCATGCCGAGGACCGTGATGATGAGCACGGTGCGGCGGCCGAACTTGTCGCCGATCGGTCCGAGGAAGAGTGCGCCGACCGGGCGCGAGATGAACCCGACAGCGAATACCGCGAGCGAGGACAGCATCTCGGCTGTTGGGTCGCCAGACGGGAAGAACTGTGCGCCGATGATTGCGGCGAAGTAGCCGTAGATGGCGAAGTCGAACCATTCCATGAAATTGCCAATGCCGACGGCGGCGAGTCGCTTCTGTCGGTCGGCGCGTGGAAGGTCGAGAAGTTCGGTGTCACTGCGCGACACGGTCGCGGATTGCTCCTGCATGTGAGAGCTCCTTTGTTCTCTGCGTGGATAGCTACCAAGCAACTTTGCAGCGCACAGAGGACGCAGTCAAATTAATGATTAGTATGTGCAGTATGAATTCAATTGATCTTAGGCGCGTTGACCTCAATCTGCTCGTCGTGTTTCACGCACTCATGCACGAGGGGAGCGTGACGCGCGCGGCGGTGAAGCTGAGCCTGACCCAGAGTGCGGTGAGCGCGGCGCTCGCGCGGCTGCGAACGTTGTTCGAGGATCCGCTGTTCGAGCGCTCACGCACTGGGATGCTGCCGACTTGGCGCGCTCTCGAGATCTCGGGCCGCTTGGGCCCCGCGCTCTCGTCGATTGCCGACGTGATCTTCGACGAGCCCGAGTTTGAACCGACCGCAAGCACCAGGGTGATACACCTTGCAATGTCGGACGACCTCGAGATTGTGCTCGCACCGTGGCTCGCGCTGAAGAAGATTGAGCTTGGGTGGACGGTCGAGTTCGCCATCCACCAGACCAACAGCACGCTCTGGCGAGAGAGCGTCGAGAGCGCTCGCACCGACATTGCGCTCACCATGTCCCCAGGCCAGCTGTCAGCTGATCTGCGGGCCGAGCCGCTGTTCTCCGGCGGCTATCTCTGCCTTTACAACCCTGAGCTGCTCGAGTTCTCCGAGCCGATCACCTATGACGAGTACATCGCAGCAGATCACGTGCGTGTCTCGTACGACGTGCAGCGTGGCTGGGTCGACGATCTGCTCGCCGCGCGCGGGCACAAGCGGAAAACGGTGTGCGCAATCAGCCACTTCTCCGGGCTCGGGACGCTCCTGACGCGCGTGCCTGCAATCGCTACCTTTCCGGAGCACGCAGCGCGCGGAATTGCGAGCTCAACCGGCCTCAAAGTGTGCCCGACTCCGCTGCAGGCGCCACGATTTACGATCTCCGCGATCTGGAATACGCGGGTCGATGGCTCACCCGAAAACGCCTGGCTGCGGAGGCTGCTCGGGGAGTTCGCCCAGACCGTGTAGCTGGGGGAGTCCGCGCGAGCGGGCTTGAGTTTTTTCAAATCTTCGTAATATCGTAATACCGGATGAAGGGACCATGGCAATGCTGAAACAGGCCGCACCGCTGCGAGAGCAGGCGGTTACGATCTTGCGTGAGCGCATCGTGAGGGGCGAGCTGCAAGCTGGCCAGCGGCTCATCGAGCGAGTGCTGGTCGAGGAGCTCGACGTGAGCAGGACCGTCGTACGCGAGGCTCTGCGACAACTCGAATCCGAGCGCCTCATCCGCATTGAGCCGCATGTTGGTCCGCTTGTCGAGGAACTTACCGCTGAGGAGGCCAGGCAGCTCTACGAGGTGCGCGCAGCGCTCGAGGGCGCCGCGGCGCGCCTCGCCGCCGAACACCGAACCGACGCGGAGCTGCGCGAGCTCCACGAGGCGCTCCTGCACATCGACGAGCACTTCGAACCATTTGACGAGCTGCTCGCGGCGAAGGAGAGGTTCTACGCCGCACTCATCGCCGCGAGCCACAACCAGATCATCGGCGAACAGCTCGCTGGCGTGCAGGCGCGTATCAGTCAGCTGCGTCGGGTGACACTGCAGCAGCCGAGCCGGGGGCGCCAGATGGTTGGCGAGCTCCAGCGCGTTGTCAACGCCGTCGCCGCGCGCGACCGAGATGCCGCGTTCGCGGCGAGTATCGAGCACGTTTCCGCAGCGGCACAGATCGCCGCGGCGCACTTTCAGGAACAACCGGAGGAATAGATGCCAACAACCCTGTTCATCGGACTCGGGCGGATGGGCCGACCAATGGTCGCGCACATCGCGCCGCTGTTTGCGACCGCTGTGTACGACATCGTCAGCGAGACAGTTGTGGCAGTTGCGGCCGAAGTCGGGGCAGAACCACGCCACGATCTTGCCGATCTCGCTGACGTTGAGACGGTGATCCTCATGGCTCCGACGAGCGCGCACGTCGAATCGGTGCTGCTTGAATCAGGGGTGCTTGACCGGCTGGCCGCTGGCGCGCTGATCATCGATATGGGATCGAGCGTGCCAGCGAGCACGCGGCGACTCTCCGAGCTTGCGGCGGCCCGCGGCATTGACTACGTTGATGCGCCGGTTTCAGGCGGGATCGCAAAGGCAGAGACCGGCGAACTCGCGATGCTCGTTGGCGGCACCCCGTCCGCGATTGAGCGCGCCAGGCCTTACCTTGAAGCTGTCGGGGCCGACATTGTTGTCGTGGGCGACAGCGGTGCGGGCCACGCGGCGAAGTCGATTAACAACCTCGTGAGCGCGGCGAACCAGGCAATCGTGAACGAGGCGCTGATCCGCGCAGGTGTCGCCGGCATCGCGCCCGAGCGCATGGTCGCTGTGCTCAACTCATCGACCGGCATGAGCCAGGCAAGCTCAGTGAAGTTCCCGAGGCACGTGCTCACCGGCGCGTACGACTCGCGGTTCGCATTCGACCTCATGCTCAAAGACATCGGAATCGCCATGGGCATCGAAGCCCCCGCGACCTCAACGCCGCTGTCCAGCGCGGTCTATGAACTACTCACCGCCGGGCGGCAGCTGCTCGGTGAGAACCCAGACCACACAGAAATCACCAGGGTGTACGAGCGCACGTTCAACACCCCTATCATCGAGGAGCAGCAGTGACCGACACGACCACCAATCCGCAAGACTACATCGACGACATGGCGCGCAAGCGCGGCTATGTGCTCGACTACCACAAGGTTATGGCCAAGCACGATTTCGAGGTGCTGCAGGCAGCAAACGGGCTCGTCTCAGCCGCGTACCTTGACCAGCGCAGCCTTGACCGGAAGACCAAGGAGCTCATCTTTATCGTCTCGCTCACGGTGATGCGCGCGGCGAAGGGACACATCCAGTCGCACATTCGGGTGGCGCTCGACCTCGGCGTGACGCCGCAGGAGATCCTTGAAGCGATTGAGATCTCACTGCCCGAGGCGGGAATCGTTGCGTTCCAGGCCGGGTTCGATGCGTGGCGAGAGGTCGTCGGCGCCGATGGGATCGAACCTACGGTCGCGGTGCACGAGGGCGGATCGGGCGCGCAGTAGCGCACTGAGGGCACGATAGCGGGATGGCGATGATGGCACCCACCGAGTGGGAAATCTTTGTGGTGAAGCACGGCACACGTGCAACGGCGCGCAGTGAGGTGTTCCTAAACTACGGCTTCTATGGCGAGCCCGACGGTGAGTACACCGTCGACTACTACTTCTGGGTTCTCCGCAGCGGCGACAGCGTGATCCACATCGATACCGGGTACTCGGCGGCGGGTGCCAAGAAACGCGGCCGCGAGGTGCTCATAGACCCGCTACAGGCGCTCGCTCAGCTCGGGATGCCGGCTGATGCTGGCCACCCGGTCGTCGTGACACACGCGCACTATGACCACATCGGAAACCTCGCGGCGTTCACACGCTCGCCAATCCACATCGCGCGCGCAGAGCTCGAGTTTTGGCGCAGTGACATCGGTTCACGGCCGCTGTTTTCGCACTACGGCGACAGTGAGGAGATCGCGCACCTGAGCGAGGCGGAGGCGCAAGGCCGACTGAAAGTGGTCGACGGCCACGCCGAAATTGCGCCTGGCGTCGAACTCATCGAGCTTGGCGGGCACACTCCGGGGCAGCTCGTGGTGCGTGTGGTGACGAGTATCGGAACGGTCATTCTCGCCGCTGACGCCGCGCACTTCCAGGAGGAGCTTGAACGGGACATGCTGTTTCAATCGATGGCCGACCTGCCGGGCTCATACCGCGCGCTCGATTGGCTCAGGGCGCAGGAGGGTGCGGTGATCGTGACTGGCCACGACGCCTCGGAACTCGGCAGATTCTCACCCCTCGCAGGCCCGCTTGCTGGGCTGGTCGCCACTATCGGGTCCCCCGATGCGTGAGCGCCTGATCGCGGCGGCTGCCGCCTCGGAGCCAACCGCGCTTGCCGCAGGATCCAGTTGCATCTTTGCGCTCGCGGGCGACGACTGGCGTGCAGTGTTTCTCGTGGAACATGCCCGGATCACCGCTGCCGCGGGCGAGCCCGAGTTCGAGCTGCGTGCGAGCAACGCGGACTGGGTCGAACTCGCGGCCGATGCACCAGCCGCCGGGGCCCATAATCTGCTGCACCTGCTGCGCACGGGCAGGATCTCCCTCTCCGGGGACCAACTCTCGTATGAGCGTCATGCCCATCTCGTGCGTGCGCTTGTCGACGCTGCCCGCGCGACGACCGTTCACGCCCAGGTGGGCCGCCCGCTCATGGCGCGAGGCGAATACCACCGCATCACCACGAGCCTCGGCACGAGCGATGTGTACGTCGAGCGCTGCGGCGAGGGGCCGCCGCTGCTCGCCTTCGCGACGGCTGGGAGTGATACCGGGCAGTGGCACGGCCTGCTGACGCACACGGACCTCACCGCGCGCTACGAGCTCATCACTGTGGATCTCCCGTGGCACGGCCGCAGCGCGCCGGCCTGGGGTGAGCCGGTCGGCAGCTACGAACTCACCCCTGAGTGCTACACCGAGTTCATCGTCGCTGCGGCTGACGCGCTCGGCCTCACGCGCCCAACACTGCTCGGGGTGTCAATGGGCGGGGCCGCCGTGGTTCACGCTGTCGCGACGCACCCGCTTCGCTTCGCCGGCGCGGTCGCCTGCCAGGCCGGTCCGTCCGTGGTCGCACGCGCGAACCCGCACCTCCGCGGCACCCAGCTAAACCCGGCATTGTTTGTGCCCGAGTGGACCTACGGCCTCATGAACCCGGCCTCGCCGTTCGAATTTAAGCAGCGCGTCTGGTGGGGCTACTCCTCCGGCGGCTTCGGCCTGTACGCGGCAGACATTGACTCCTACCTCAGCTGGGACCTCCAGGCGGTCGAAAACCTCCTCACAGCAGACTCTCCGCACATCGCGGTGCTTTCTGGTGCGTTCGACACCAGCGTGCCCTCGGCTCGATCTCGTGAGCTCGCTTCGCGAATTCCCAACTCGTCGTTCAGGGAGATGCCTGAACTCGGGCACTTCCCGCATGCGGAGAATCCGCCAGCGTTCGTCGCGCACCTCGAAGAGGCGCTAGCTCGCGTGCGTGTTGGACAGGCAGAGCCTGCCTAGTGAACTTGTGTCTGCCAGGGCCGTGAGCCAATGAATTCGCGGAGCAGTGCCCTGCACACTCGACAGCGGTGCCCGGGTCTGGGAGGCTCGGGTGTGAGCCTGCGATCACCGATCCGCATGCGCTCGGCTGCCGCAATTTGATACGAACCGACTACCGACCGATGGAGAATCATGAGCACCGGATTTCTGACGCAAGCTCTTCCCCTCATCGCAGCACCAATGGCGGGCGGCGCGACAACAGTTGAGCTCGTGCGGGCGGCGAGCGGGGTCGGGGCTTTTGCGTTCCTCGCTGCGGGCTACAAGACGCCCGAGGTGCTTGCCGCAGAGATCGCCGCGGCGCGCGAGCTCAGTGAGACGGCGCCCGCAGGTTTCGGCGTCAACTTGTTTGTGCCGAGCGCCGATAAGGTCGACGGCGCAGCGTTTGCGGCCTACGCGCGCGAGCTCGCCGGCGAGGCTGCGTTGTACGACACCGAGCTCTCAGACGTGCCTCGCGACGACACCGATTTCTGGGACGAGAAGGTCTCGCTGCTGTGCGCTGATCCCGTGCCCGTAGTGTCGCTCACGTTTGGGCTCCCGGCGCCATCAGATATCGTAAGGATCCAGCGGGCGGGTTCAGCGGTGCTGGCGACGGTCACTTCGGCCGATGAAGCACGGGCCGCCGCAGAGCATGGCGTTGACGGACTAATCGTGCAGGGTCCGGGTGCCGGCGGGCATTCGGCGGTGTGGGATGCGACCCAAACCGTGGCCGACGCGCCGACACTTGAGGTGCTTCGCGCGGTGCGCGCGATCACAGATCTGCCGCTCGTCGCAGCGGGCGGGGTTGACGGGCCCGAGTCCGTGCGTGAGTTCATACACGGAGGCGCCCAGTCGGTGGCTGTTGGAACGCTGCTGCTGCTCACTGAAGAGGCGGGCACCTCCTCAACGCACCGTGGTGCACTTTCCTCGGGCGCGTTTACGGAGACGGTGCTCACCCGGGTGTTCACGGGCCGACCCGCGCGTGGCCTCCGCAACGGATTTGTGGAGCGCCACGCGGCACACGAAATCACTGCGTATCCCGCGGTGCACCACCTCACCAGAGAACTGCGAGGCAAGGCGCTCGCCGCGGGCGACACTGACCGCGCCCATCTCTGGGCTGGCACGGGATTCAGAAGGGCCCGTGCCGAACCCGCCGCAACGACTATTGAGCGGCTCACCCGAAAGCTCTAGTTGTTTGCGTGCGGGATGGAGAGCTGCGTGCGTGCGTACCTGGAGGCTGTGCGGTCGTGAAACTGAACGCCGCGAGGTTGGGAGGTGCGCGTCTAGGCCTGCTTGGTGAGCAGGTCGTAGAGCTCCCGGTAGCGGGCGTACGTCTGCTCAACGATCTCGGCGGGCAGAACGGGCGGCACGCCTTGCTTGTCCCAGTTCGAGGCCAGCCAGTTGCGCACGATCTGCTTGTCGAACGACGCGAGGCGCTCAGCGCCCGAGAGGCTTTCATCGAAGTAGGTTGACGCATCCCAGTAGCGCGAGGAGTCGCTCGTGAGCACCTCGTCGGCGAGTACGAGCTCGCCTGTCACGGGATCCTTGCCGAACTCGAACTTCGTGTCAGCGAGCACCACGCCGCGCTCGGCGGCGAGTTCGCGAGCCTCGGTGAAAATCTTGAGCGAGGCGTCACGGAGCGCCTCCGCGACCTCCTTGCCAACGAGCTCAACCGACCGTTCGAACGTGATGTTCTCGTCGTGCTCGCCAAACGGTGCCTTGTATGCGGGAGTGTAGATGGGCTCGTCGAGCTGATCGCCGTCTGAGATTCCCGCGGGCAGCTCGATCCCGCATACTGCACCGGTCTGCTTGTATTCGGCGAAGCCCGACCCGGTGAGGGCGCCGCGCACGACGCACTCGACTGGGTACATCTCGAGACGGCGCGACACGACCGCCCTGTCGGCGACTGCGTCGGGAACAGCGGGGGCATCACCCTCGATCGCGAGGTGGTTCGCGAGGGGGATGCGTGAGAACCACCAGTTCGACAGCGCAGTGAGGAGCGCCCCCTTCCCAGGGATTGGCGGTTCGAGTACGAAGTCGAACGCGCTCACCCGATTGCTCGCGACGACGAGCAGGTACGGGGAGGTCGCAGCGTCGGTACCCTCCGGTACGTACAGGTCGCGCACCTTCCCAGAGTAGGTGTGTGACCAGCCGGGCAGCGCAAGGGGAGTGGGAAGTGCGTTCACGCCCCCATTCTCCCACCTCATCTCGCCTCACCGCGTCACAGTGTTGCTTCCTTCGAGGTGCGCCGTCGCGAGCGCGAATAAGATGAGTGCAACAGATCTGGAGGGTGAGTGCCATGGCGGTTGTCGGACCGGTGATTGCGCGGATGCGGGCAAAGGCGTCGCGGGAGACCGCGTGGCAGTACATCGCTGACCCCGAGCTCCGCGCTGAGTGGTGGCCGGACGTCGAGCTCGACGTTGTCTTTGGCGGCGCTGTCGCCGAGCGTTGGAGCGCTGAAACTGCGGAAGCCGCGAGCCGCAACGCTGTCGGCACCGTGGACGTGCTTATCGAGGGCCACGCGCTCGGCTTCCGGTGGCGCGACGGCGATGACCCGCACGAGACTGCTGTGCTCATTACGTTCCGCTCGCAGGGCGACGAGACGGACATCATGGTGACTGAGACAGGCTTCGGCGTCTTCCCCGATGCCTTCGAGCGCACCGCCGACGCTCAGCAGAGCTGGATCGATCTGCTCACCGACTATGTCGCGGTTGCCCGTGAGGCCTCAACCGAAGCCGTAGGTGCGGGGGACGAGGTTGCGGCAGGGACGGTCGAAGCGGCTGACGGTGCCGACATCGATCAGGATCAGCTCGCGGAGCGCAACGAACCCGCAGCGCCTGCGGGCGTAACTGAGGGCGGCGAAGCCGCTAAGGCGGAGGTGGTTGATTCGGCTGGTTCGGATGAGACGGCTGATTCGGCTGAGATGGCTGACGCGGATGATGTGCTCGGCTTGGCTGAACTCGGTGACGGTGCTGAACTCGGTGACGGGGCCGAACTCAGTGGCGAGGGCGCGGAGGCCGAGGTCGCTGAAGCTACGGAGACTGCCGAACTCGGTGAGGAGGATGCGGAGGCTCAGGTTGCTGACGCGGTTGGACCCTCCGGAGAGGGCGGAGACGGTGCTGACGACGCTGAGGACACTGACGACATAGGCGGCCCCGACGAAGCCGACGACACCGACGCTCTGTCTGAGATCGAATCGCTGTTCGACGCCGACGAAGACCAGGGCGCCGAGTCTGAGATTGACGACTCCGAGGGCGCCGAAGTCGGCGGTGAAGAAGAAGACGAAGGCGACGAGGAAGACAAAGCCCTCGATTTTGACAGCCTCATCCGCGGGGACCTCGGGGACAAAGCGTAGCTACTTCCTAGGCGCCCCCCGCTGACGGGGGTTGAGGCAGGCCTGTCCGGGTCCCGCGCAAATCTGACGGCGCCAACCTGACCGCGACGACCTGACCGCGCCAACCTGACCGCGCCAACCTGACCGCGCCAACCCCACCGTATGCAAAAGCCCGTTCGTATGCCCAGATCGAGTGATTCGGGCATACGAACGGCCTTTCGCATGCGTACTGCGAGTGCCGGCCAATGTGTACTGCAAGTGCCGGCCAATGTGTACAGCGACTGCCGGCCGCTGTGCACTGCGAGCGCCGGCCGCTGTGTACTGCGCGTGCCTGGCGCCGGCAAGGCGTCGGATCCAGGGAAGCTACGCCACGCGCTCCGCGATGTCGGTGCGGAACTGGCCACCCTCAAGATCGATTTCGTTCATGGCGGAGTAGGCCCGTGCCCGAGCTTCCGCGAAGTTCTGGCCGCGTGAGACGATGCCGAGCACGCGCCCGCCGGTTGCGGTCCAACCACCGGCTGGGGTCCGCGCGGTGGCGGCATGTACGAGGTGCACGCCGGTGACTGCCTCGGCTGCCTCAAGCCCGGTGATCTCCCGACCTGTCGCGACGTCACCCGGGTAGCCTTCGCTCGCGAGCACGACGATCATCGCGGGCTCCTCTGAGAACTCGGGGGCGGGCAGCGACGCAAGGTCGCCCTGTGCTGCAGCGAGCAGGTACGCACTCAGCGGCGACTCGAGGCGGGCGAGTACGACCTGCGTCTCGGGGTCGCCGAAGCGAGCGTTGAACTCGATGACCTTCACGCCCTTTGGGGTAACGATGAGGCCGCAGTACAGGAGCCCAATGAACGGGGTGCCCTCAGACTCGAGCTGCCGCACGGTTGGGATAGCAACGTCTCGCTTGATCTCCTCAACGAACGCCTCGGTGCCACCAGGCAACCATGGCAGCGGCGAGTACGCGCCCATGCCGCCGGTGTTGGGGCCCTGGTCGCCGTCGAAGATGCGCTTGTAGTCCTGCGCGGGGGTGAGTGCGACAACGTCGTGACCGTCTGCGAAGAAGAACAGCGAGACCTCCTGGCCGTCGAGGAATTCCTCGACGAGTACCTCGCCGTGCGGCGCCCAGGTAGCGACGTGGTCGATCGCTGCGTCGCGATCTTCAGTCACAAGCACGCCCTTGCCAGCGGCGAGCCCGTCGGCCTTCACGACGTACGGAGCACCGAACTCGTCGAGCACCGAGCCGGCTTCGGCAGCGCTCGCGACCTTCGCCGCGCGACCGGTAGGCACGCCTGCCTCGTCCATGATGCGCTT
Above is a window of Leucobacter aridicollis DNA encoding:
- a CDS encoding phosphoribosylaminoimidazolesuccinocarboxamide synthase, giving the protein MRWENGGVNALPTPLALPGWSHTYSGKVRDLYVPEGTDAATSPYLLVVASNRVSAFDFVLEPPIPGKGALLTALSNWWFSRIPLANHLAIEGDAPAVPDAVADRAVVSRRLEMYPVECVVRGALTGSGFAEYKQTGAVCGIELPAGISDGDQLDEPIYTPAYKAPFGEHDENITFERSVELVGKEVAEALRDASLKIFTEARELAAERGVVLADTKFEFGKDPVTGELVLADEVLTSDSSRYWDASTYFDESLSGAERLASFDKQIVRNWLASNWDKQGVPPVLPAEIVEQTYARYRELYDLLTKQA
- a CDS encoding SRPBCC domain-containing protein — translated: MAVVGPVIARMRAKASRETAWQYIADPELRAEWWPDVELDVVFGGAVAERWSAETAEAASRNAVGTVDVLIEGHALGFRWRDGDDPHETAVLITFRSQGDETDIMVTETGFGVFPDAFERTADAQQSWIDLLTDYVAVAREASTEAVGAGDEVAAGTVEAADGADIDQDQLAERNEPAAPAGVTEGGEAAKAEVVDSAGSDETADSAEMADADDVLGLAELGDGAELGDGAELSGEGAEAEVAEATETAELGEEDAEAQVADAVGPSGEGGDGADDAEDTDDIGGPDEADDTDALSEIESLFDADEDQGAESEIDDSEGAEVGGEEEDEGDEEDKALDFDSLIRGDLGDKA
- the purD gene encoding phosphoribosylamine--glycine ligase produces the protein MKILVLGPGAREHAIVLSLLSEDAEHSIVCAPGNAGIAASGVETVDLAFTDPDAVTKFVSDRGFDLVIVGPEAPLVAGVADPLRAGGVPVFGPNADAAQLEGSKAFAKRIMDEAGVPTGRAAKVASAAEAGSVLDEFGAPYVVKADGLAAGKGVLVTEDRDAAIDHVATWAPHGEVLVEEFLDGQEVSLFFFADGHDVVALTPAQDYKRIFDGDQGPNTGGMGAYSPLPWLPGGTEAFVEEIKRDVAIPTVRQLESEGTPFIGLLYCGLIVTPKGVKVIEFNARFGDPETQVVLARLESPLSAYLLAAAQGDLASLPAPEFSEEPAMIVVLASEGYPGDVATGREITGLEAAEAVTGVHLVHAATARTPAGGWTATGGRVLGIVSRGQNFAEARARAYSAMNEIDLEGGQFRTDIAERVA